The nucleotide sequence GCTGCACGAGGAGGTGCTGCGCGGCACCACCGGCGACCTCGCCGCACGCGCCGACGAACTCGAGACGCGCGGCGAATTCGTGCTGGTGATCGGACCGCCGCCGCGGGACGCCGAGGTCATGACCGACAGCGCCGTCGACGCACTGCTCACGGATCTCCTGCAGCGGTCGAGCGTGAAAGATGCCGTGATGCATGCCGTCGAGCTGTCGCGCCGGCCGCGGCGCGAGGTCTATGCGCGTGCGCTGGCACTCGCGAAGGACGCACAATCGGGAGAGCCCGATGGCGCGGACTGAGCGGGTCGATCCCGAGAAGCCGCCCAAGACCGCTGCGCCCAAGACCGCCGCGCCGGAACGCGTCGCCGCGTTCCGCACCGGCCTGTCGGCAGAGGCGCGCGCCGCAGCGCTGCTGATCGCCAAGGGCTACCGCATCCTGGCCAAGCGCTTCCGTACACCGCATGGCGAGATCGACATCATCGCGCGCAAGCGCGGCCTGGTCGCCTTCGTCGAGGTCAAGGCCCGCGCCTCGCTCGACGACGCAGCCTACGCAGTGACGCCGCGCCAGCAGCAGCGCATCATCGATGCCGCCCAGGCCTGGCTGATGGCGCATCCCGACCATGCCGAATTGGAGCTGCGGTTCGACGCGATTCTGGTTGCGCCGCGCAGTCTGCCGCGCCATCTGATCGCAGCCTTCGACGCCAGCACCTGACATGAACCGACTGCAGAGAGCAGGGACCTGCCCATGAAACTGAATGTCGCCGTCCAGATGGACCCGATCGCGCGCATCAACATCCGCGGCGACTCGACGTTTGCGATGCTTCTCGAGGCGCAGCGGCGCGGGCACGGACTGAGCTACTACACGCCGGACAAGCTGTCGCTGCGCGGCGAGGAGGTGGTCGCGCCAGTGCAGGCGCTGACGGTGCGCGACCAGGTCGGCGATCACTTCACGCTCGGCGAGCCGAAGCCGACCCCACTCACCTCGTTCGACGTCGTGCTGTTGCGCCAGGACCCGCCGTTCGATCTCGCCTACATCACCTCGACGCATTTCCTCGAGCGCATCCATCCGAAGACGCTGGTGGTGAACGACCCCGCCAGCGTGCGCAATGCGCCGGAAAAGCTGTTCGTGATGAACTTCCCGCAGCTGATGCCGCCGACCCTGATCTCGCGCGATCTCGACGAGATCAACGCCTTCCGCGACCAGCACGGCGCCGTGGTGATGAAGCCGCTGCACGGCCACGGCGGCGCGGCGGTATTCCGGGTGATGCCGCAGGACATGAATTTCGGCTCGCTGTTCGACATGTTCTCGGTGACGTTCAAGGAGCCCTGGGTGATCCAGCGCTTCCTCCCCGAGGTGAAGCACGGCGACAAGCGCATCATCCTGGTCGACGGCGAGTTCGCCGGCGCCGTCAACCGCGTGCCGGCCGCTGACGATCTGCGCTCCAACATGGTGCGCGGTGGCGCCGCGCAGGCCACCGATCTCAGCCCGCGCGAGCGCGAGATCTGCGATACGCTCGGCCCGGAGCTGCGTGCGCGCGGCCTGCTGCTGGTCGGCATCGACGTCATCGACGGCAATCTCACCGAGATCAACGTGACCTCGCCGACCGGCATCCGCGCGATCTCGCGGCTCGGCGGCCCCGATATCGCCGCCCGCGTGTGGGACGTGATCGAGGCCAAGCGGCGCTGAGCTGCGTCCTCGTCGGGAGCCTCACTCCAAAGATGGTCTATCCACCGTCATTGCGAGCGCAGCGAAGCAATCCAGAGTCCCGCCCACCACCCTGGATTGCTTCGCTGCGCTCGCAATGACGAAGGAAACCGTCTTGGTACATTTGCGTCCGTGAGGAGGACAGGTCTGCCTCTCACGTCACGAGCACATCTGCCTTCCCTCACCCTGAGGAGCACGCCGAAGGCGGGCGTCTCGAAGGGCGAGGCCCGGCTCGGGCCTCATGGTTCGAGACGCGCCTTTCGGCGCTCCTCACCATGAGGTTCTGGCATCGAAGGCGGCGTGCGCATCATTGCTGGGGATAAGGATCGCGGAAACGCCGATCGCAGCGCGATCGGGGCAGCCGGCTGCGCAGCCGCAGGGCTGACGCCAGCTCAATCCATGCTATCGCAGATCTCATGCGTCTCGTCCTGACCACCTGGAACATCAACTCGGTGCGCCTGCGCATCGATCTCGTCGCCAAATTCATCAAGCAGGTTCGGCCCGATGTGCTGTGCCTGCAGGAGACCAAGTGCATCGACGACGCCTTCCCGCTGAAGCGCTTCAAGCGGCTGGGCTATGAGCACGTCGCGCTGAACGGGCAGAAGGGCTATCACGGCGTCGCGGTGATCTCGAAATGGCCGTTCGAGAATACCCACGTCCGGACCTTCTGCGACAAGGTGGATTCGCGCCACATCACCGTGGCGTTCGGCGAGAAGGCGCAGCTCGCGCAGCCGCTCGTGCTGCATAATTTCTACGTTCCGGCAGGCGGCGACATTCCCGATCCCGCGCTCAATCCAAAGTTCGAGCACAAGCTGCAATTCCTCGACGAGATGAAGGCGTGCGAGCCGCTGCACCCCCGCGGCGACGACCGCCACATCCTGGTCGGCGATCTCAACGTCGCGCCGCATGAGCACGACGTCTGGTCGCACAAGCAGCTGCTGAAGGTGGTCTCGCACACGCCGATCGAATGCGAGAAGCTGTTGGCAGCGCAGACCCATGGCGAATGGGTCGACGTCGCGCGCGAGCGCATCCCGATGTCGGAGAAGGTCTACACCTGGTGGAGCTATCGCGCCGCCGACTGGACCGTCGGCAATCGCGGCCGCCGGCTCGACCACATCTGGGTGTCACGCGCGCTGAAGGACCGGGTCGCCGATTTCAGCATCCTGCGCGACGCCCGCAGCTGGGAGCGTCCGTCGGATCACGTGCCGGTCACGGTGACCTTGGACGTGTAGGACTTGCCGTCAGTTGACGCCAACATCTGTGGCCGCGCTCTCCACCTCTCCCCACCGGGGAGAGGTCGGCGCGCAGCGCCGGGTGAGGGGGCTTGCGTGCATATCGATAGACCTTAACCCCTCACCCGCATCTGGCGATACCATCCGACCTCTCCCTTCGGGAGAGGTGAAGACCTCACGATGTCAGCTTGGCGCCGGCGGTCAGGATGTCATTGGCGATGCGGTTGGCGCGGTGGGCGAACTCGTCGCGCAGGCGGCGCGCCGCCATGGCATCGCTCTCCAGCACGCGCTGAAACAGGCTGCGCGAGATCCGCACCACGGTGGAATATTCCAGCGCCGTCGCGGTCGCGGGCCGCCGCATCTCGACCAGCAGCGCCAGTTCGCCGATCAGCATGGTCGGCGTGGCGACGATCTCGGCGCCGACCTCGTCGCTGATGCGCAGCTTGCCGCGCTGGACGACATAGCCGCAATCGGCCGTGTCGCCCTCGCGGAACAGGGTCTCGCCGTTCTGGATGTTACGCTGCTCGGAGCCAATCGCGATCATGCGCAGCGAATCGCTTCCCAACAGACGCAGGGTCGGGACGCGCTCCAACAGCGCAATATCGTCTTCGATCGACATAAAGGGCCCGGGGAAGGCGAAATGGAACCAATATCATAGACGGCAGACCGCCATCCCCGAACCGTATCACGGCACCAACTTGTAGCCACCGGCCTCCGTCACCAGAATCTCTGGATTGGCGGCATCTTTCTCGATTTTCTGGCGGAGACGGTAAATATGGGTCTCCAGCGTATGGGTAGTGACGCCGGAATTGTAGCCCCAGACTTCCTGCAGCAGGGTCTCGCGCGACACCGGCTGCTGGCCGGCGCGGTACAGGAACCGCAGGATCGCGGTTTCCTTCTCGGTGAGGCGGACCTTGCGGGCATTGGCGCCGGTCAGCATCTTCGAGCCGGGCCGGAAGCTGTACGGGCCGACCGAGAACACCGCATCCTCGCTGGCCTCGTGCTGGCGCAGCTGGGCGCGGATGCGCGCAAGCAGGACGGCGAAGCGGAAGGGCTTGGCGACGTAGTCATTGGCGCCGGATTCGAGCCCGAGGATCGTGTCCGAATCAGTGTCGTGGCCGGTCAGCATGATGATCGGGGCCTTGAAGCCGCCCTTGCGCAGGGACCGCACCACCTCGCGGCCGTCGGTGTCGGGCAGGCCGACATCCATCAGGACCAGATCGGGCGAGTTCGCCTTTGCTGCGCTGGCGCCCTTGGCGCCGGTGTCGACGGCCTGGGCCTCGAATTCGTCATGCAGCGAGAGCTGCTCCATCAGGGTGTCGCGCAGATCGGTGTCGTCATCCACGATCAGGATCTTGCGGGCATTGGCCATAGGTACAATCCTCTTGGTGGCGCCGGCGGGAATGCGGGAAGTGGGCGCCGCAGCGGTGGGCAAACAGGCTCATGAGCCCTGTTCCGTCTTGAAGTAGGGGGCTGTTACCGATTCACAAGCGGCAGCCACTCTACTCCAGAATTGGGCAGGGAATGCGATGAATGTCCCGTTCGACCGTCGCCGCGGACCATTCGCCGACATTAAGGCAATTGCCGGGCAATGCATGGCAATGAAAAGGCACGTTGTTTCATCTCTTTATGGACGAGGTACACTGGTATGCCAGCGAGCCTGATCGCGATTCGCACCAAGGCCGGGTCCAGGCAGCGCGGCTGGCTGACGGTTTGGGGCCATGTGATTCCGGTGGCTCTCGGGCGTGGCGGCGTGCTCGCCAACAAGCGCGAGGGTGATGGCGGCACCCCGCGCGGCACATTCTACCCGCGCCGGCTGTGGTGGCGGGCCGACCGGCATCCGCGTCCGCAGACCTCTCTGCCGGTGCGACGGATCGGTCCCGAAGATGCCTGGTGCGAGGATCCCGCCGACCGTCACTACAACCAGGCGATCCGGCTGCACGGCGACCAGCCCGGCGACCGGCTGGCACGCCAGGACCATCTCTATGACTTCATCATCGAGATCGACCACAACACCAGGCCCCGGATCGCGGGCCGCGGCAGCGCCGTGTTCCTGCATCTGGCGCGGCCGCATTTCGGTCCGACCGCCGGCTGCGTGGCGATGACCCGGCCGGCGATGCTCACGCTGTTGCAAAGGATTGGCCCGCGCACCAGGATCGTCATCTCATAAGAAGAGACTGGATCGAATAAGAGACTGGGAGGACATCATGCGCGCGACCGATCAGCCTGCCGGCGCCTCGGAAATCCTGCGCTCGCACTGGCGACACGGGAGCAAGTTTTCGCAGCTGCCCCCGGAGCTGCGCCCGCGCGACCGGGCGGAAGGCTATGCGATCCAGGCCGAGCTGGAAAAACACTCGGACAAGCCGTTGTTCGGCTGGAAGATCGCCGCCACCAGCGAGGCCGGGCAGCGCCACATCAACGTCGCCGGCCCGATGGCCGGGCGGATCCTCGCCGAAACCGTGCTGCCGGTGGGCGGCACCGCATCGATGGCCAGCAATGCGATGCGCGTCGCGGAGCCGGAATTCGCCTTCCGCCTGGGCATCGACCTGCCGCCGCGGTCGACACCTTATGATGTCGCCGAGGTGCTCGCCGCGGTCGATACGTTGCATCCGGCGATCGAGATCCCGGATTCGCGGTTCGCCGAGTTCGTCAGCGCCGGCGAGGCGCAGCTGATCGCCGACAATGCGTGCGCGCATCTGTTCGTGCTCGGCGAGCCGGCCAGCGCGGGTTGGCGCAGCCGCGACCTGGTCGAGGAGCGGCCGCGGATCACGCTGCGCGGAGAGATCTTCATCGGCCACGGCCGTAACGTGCTCGGTGATCCCCGGGTGGCGTTGGCATGGCTGGTCAACGAGCTCAGCGCGCTCGGCATCACGACGCGGGCAGGGCAGGTGGTGACGACCGGAACCTGTCACCCGCCACTGCCGATCGCCAGCGGCGACGTCATGGACGCCGATTTCGGCGACCTCGGGCGGGTGTCGGTCAGGTTCGAATAGATCAGCAACGAAGGGCGGTTGCCCTCAGCGGTGACCGAAGATCGCCGAGCCCACCCGCACATGGGTGGCGCCGAACTGGATGGCGGTGGCGAAGTCGGCGCTCATGCCCATCGACAGGTTGGCCAGGCCATTGCGGGCAGCGATCTTGGCCGTCAGGGCGAAATGCGGACCCGGCGCCTCGTCGACCGGCGGGATGCACATCAGGCCGGAAATCTCGAGCCCATATTCCTTGCGACAACTCGCGATGAAAGCATCGGCATCGCCGGGCGCGATGCCGGCCTTCTGCGGCTCCTCGCCGGTGTTGATCTGGACGAACAGTTTGGGGTGCCGGCCCTGCGCGGCGATCTCCTTGGCCAGCGCGGAACAGAGGCTCGGCCGGTCGACCGAATGGATGGCATCGAACAGCGCCACCGCCTCCTTGGCCTTGTTGGATTGCAGCGGCCCGATCAGGTGCAGCACGAGGCCCGGATGCGCGTCGATCAGCGCCGGCCATTTGCCTTTGGCTTCCTGAACGCGGTTTTCGCCGAACTCGCGCTGTCCGGCAACGATCACCGGCTCGATCGCGTCGGCGGCGAACGTCTTCGACACCGCGATCAGGGTCACCGAGGCGCGATCGCGCTTGGCGTCGGCGCAGGCGCGCAGGATCTCCCGCTCGACGGCTGCGAGCGCGGTGGTGATAGACGAGGTGGCGTTCGAGGCGTCGGTCACGATGGCATCCGTCGGTAGATTTACGGGTTTGGCTGCAATTTTACGGAGTTCGAGAAAGGGTTCTTGAACCCTTCCCCTTAGCTTGCCCAACCGGGGGTGGGGGAAAGAAATGCCAAGCATCCGCTTCAATCGCAATAGAGTGAAGCTGAACCGGCTGATGGGGATTCGCGCGCGCCTGGCGCTGCTCGCCCTCATCCTGGTCGCGCCGCTGATGTTGGAACGCGCCCGGTCGCTGGAAGGCGCCCGGACCCGGCAGATCGCACTCGCATCCGAAGAATTCTTCGCGCTCGCCCGGCAGAGCGCCGACATGCAGCGCGAGGTCATCATGTCGGTGGAGACGGTGCTGAAGTCGACCGCTTATGTCCGGGCGTCGGCCACCGGCATCAGCCGCAGCTGCGACATGATGCGCGCCAGCCTGCCGGCGACGCTGCCCTGGATCCGCACCTTGATGATCGCCGGCCGCGACGGCCGCATCCAGTGCTCGACCAACAATCAATATGTCGGCCTCGATTTCAGCGACCGACCGTATTTCCGCGGCGCCCAGGAAGCACGCGACTTCGTCTTCAGCGAC is from Bradyrhizobium sp. ORS 285 and encodes:
- a CDS encoding YraN family protein, which translates into the protein MARTERVDPEKPPKTAAPKTAAPERVAAFRTGLSAEARAAALLIAKGYRILAKRFRTPHGEIDIIARKRGLVAFVEVKARASLDDAAYAVTPRQQQRIIDAAQAWLMAHPDHAELELRFDAILVAPRSLPRHLIAAFDAST
- the gshB gene encoding glutathione synthase → MKLNVAVQMDPIARINIRGDSTFAMLLEAQRRGHGLSYYTPDKLSLRGEEVVAPVQALTVRDQVGDHFTLGEPKPTPLTSFDVVLLRQDPPFDLAYITSTHFLERIHPKTLVVNDPASVRNAPEKLFVMNFPQLMPPTLISRDLDEINAFRDQHGAVVMKPLHGHGGAAVFRVMPQDMNFGSLFDMFSVTFKEPWVIQRFLPEVKHGDKRIILVDGEFAGAVNRVPAADDLRSNMVRGGAAQATDLSPREREICDTLGPELRARGLLLVGIDVIDGNLTEINVTSPTGIRAISRLGGPDIAARVWDVIEAKRR
- a CDS encoding exodeoxyribonuclease III; this encodes MRLVLTTWNINSVRLRIDLVAKFIKQVRPDVLCLQETKCIDDAFPLKRFKRLGYEHVALNGQKGYHGVAVISKWPFENTHVRTFCDKVDSRHITVAFGEKAQLAQPLVLHNFYVPAGGDIPDPALNPKFEHKLQFLDEMKACEPLHPRGDDRHILVGDLNVAPHEHDVWSHKQLLKVVSHTPIECEKLLAAQTHGEWVDVARERIPMSEKVYTWWSYRAADWTVGNRGRRLDHIWVSRALKDRVADFSILRDARSWERPSDHVPVTVTLDV
- a CDS encoding cyclic nucleotide-binding domain-containing protein, yielding MSIEDDIALLERVPTLRLLGSDSLRMIAIGSEQRNIQNGETLFREGDTADCGYVVQRGKLRISDEVGAEIVATPTMLIGELALLVEMRRPATATALEYSTVVRISRSLFQRVLESDAMAARRLRDEFAHRANRIANDILTAGAKLTS
- a CDS encoding response regulator transcription factor is translated as MANARKILIVDDDTDLRDTLMEQLSLHDEFEAQAVDTGAKGASAAKANSPDLVLMDVGLPDTDGREVVRSLRKGGFKAPIIMLTGHDTDSDTILGLESGANDYVAKPFRFAVLLARIRAQLRQHEASEDAVFSVGPYSFRPGSKMLTGANARKVRLTEKETAILRFLYRAGQQPVSRETLLQEVWGYNSGVTTHTLETHIYRLRQKIEKDAANPEILVTEAGGYKLVP
- a CDS encoding L,D-transpeptidase codes for the protein MPASLIAIRTKAGSRQRGWLTVWGHVIPVALGRGGVLANKREGDGGTPRGTFYPRRLWWRADRHPRPQTSLPVRRIGPEDAWCEDPADRHYNQAIRLHGDQPGDRLARQDHLYDFIIEIDHNTRPRIAGRGSAVFLHLARPHFGPTAGCVAMTRPAMLTLLQRIGPRTRIVIS
- a CDS encoding 2-keto-4-pentenoate hydratase; this translates as MRATDQPAGASEILRSHWRHGSKFSQLPPELRPRDRAEGYAIQAELEKHSDKPLFGWKIAATSEAGQRHINVAGPMAGRILAETVLPVGGTASMASNAMRVAEPEFAFRLGIDLPPRSTPYDVAEVLAAVDTLHPAIEIPDSRFAEFVSAGEAQLIADNACAHLFVLGEPASAGWRSRDLVEERPRITLRGEIFIGHGRNVLGDPRVALAWLVNELSALGITTRAGQVVTTGTCHPPLPIASGDVMDADFGDLGRVSVRFE
- a CDS encoding YggS family pyridoxal phosphate-dependent enzyme, producing the protein MTDASNATSSITTALAAVEREILRACADAKRDRASVTLIAVSKTFAADAIEPVIVAGQREFGENRVQEAKGKWPALIDAHPGLVLHLIGPLQSNKAKEAVALFDAIHSVDRPSLCSALAKEIAAQGRHPKLFVQINTGEEPQKAGIAPGDADAFIASCRKEYGLEISGLMCIPPVDEAPGPHFALTAKIAARNGLANLSMGMSADFATAIQFGATHVRVGSAIFGHR